In Opitutaceae bacterium TAV5, one genomic interval encodes:
- a CDS encoding oxidoreductase, producing the protein MSVRCLNTAIVGIGGFAGAHHAALLDMERAGRAKVVATCDPALDSPGVRCAKYEFKNRGVHMYRDFDDLLAAHGDHLDVIHLVSPIRFHAAHHRACVERGIACYLEKPPTLDPEELEAMIATDTGAGIKTQVGFNHIAQPWRLRLKERVLAGEFGRMRRVAFQGLWRRPLSYWFDTNTKGIRQRDCRGYQYNRYFRTDPGLNDAIPLSAIEQPSRTLMMWDSIGVGDDSEHTTCRPPGYCFPKYRHNGKINLLMVSGAVVPRRGINNPDESVKDTHLPAKNGGINWTKSGDPFFFY; encoded by the coding sequence ATGTCTGTCCGTTGCCTCAATACAGCCATTGTCGGAATCGGCGGATTCGCCGGAGCGCACCATGCGGCTCTGCTGGATATGGAACGCGCAGGTCGGGCAAAAGTCGTCGCCACCTGTGATCCGGCCCTGGATTCACCGGGAGTGCGTTGCGCAAAATACGAATTCAAAAATCGCGGCGTTCACATGTATCGGGATTTTGACGACCTGCTGGCCGCGCACGGCGACCACCTTGATGTCATCCACCTTGTCAGCCCAATCCGTTTTCATGCCGCACACCACCGTGCCTGCGTGGAACGGGGCATCGCCTGCTATCTGGAAAAACCGCCGACTCTCGATCCGGAGGAGCTGGAAGCAATGATCGCGACCGACACCGGCGCCGGAATCAAGACGCAGGTCGGCTTCAACCATATCGCCCAACCCTGGCGGTTGCGGCTCAAGGAGCGTGTTCTGGCCGGCGAATTCGGGCGCATGAGGAGGGTGGCGTTTCAAGGGCTCTGGCGGCGACCGCTCTCCTACTGGTTCGACACCAACACAAAAGGCATCAGGCAACGCGATTGCCGCGGGTACCAGTACAACCGCTATTTCCGTACCGATCCCGGCCTCAACGACGCCATTCCCCTCTCTGCCATCGAACAGCCCTCGCGCACACTCATGATGTGGGACTCGATCGGTGTGGGCGACGACAGCGAACACACCACCTGCAGACCGCCGGGTTACTGTTTTCCGAAATACAGGCATAACGGAAAAATCAACCTCCTGATGGTATCCGGGGCGGTGGTCCCTCGACGCGGTATCAATAACCCCGACGAATCCGTAAAGGATACACACCTGCCAGCGAAAAACGGGGGCATCAACTGGACCAAAAGCGGCGACCCGTTCTTTTTTTACTGA
- a CDS encoding anchor protein has protein sequence MKTPLHLLAVPALLSVLPLPAFALYNLPDTKLDGTAGANTWYVSGDTNTTYPGGLSYSADAGNPTLTWTLGSSGKYNYMVATFDAVTLANVGDSLVLSWQITPSGSDVFRNVDGALRVGLFNSGGSQISGNVSGATDARFNNDTGYAALYAPNATPGANSKFFRRGNGNENLWSGRTEIADSPTLVSPGTGVITGSLTLKLIEGGLLITSVINGGTGQSVTTASNLVTTFDALSFFATSGKADSTLTFPELSVTYVPAVPEPSTCAFLAGAILLAFAVIRRRREMP, from the coding sequence ATGAAAACTCCACTACACCTCCTCGCCGTCCCTGCTCTCCTTTCAGTGCTCCCTCTTCCGGCATTCGCTCTTTATAATTTACCGGATACCAAGCTCGACGGGACGGCCGGTGCAAATACGTGGTACGTGTCGGGGGATACCAACACGACTTATCCTGGCGGCCTGAGTTATTCGGCGGACGCCGGCAACCCGACGCTCACCTGGACACTGGGGAGTTCAGGGAAATACAATTACATGGTCGCCACCTTCGATGCCGTCACTCTGGCGAATGTCGGAGATTCGCTTGTCCTTTCCTGGCAGATCACACCAAGCGGAAGTGATGTTTTCCGAAATGTCGATGGTGCCCTCCGGGTTGGATTGTTCAACTCGGGCGGGAGCCAGATATCGGGGAACGTCAGCGGCGCCACCGATGCGAGGTTCAACAACGACACCGGCTATGCCGCCCTGTATGCGCCCAATGCCACGCCCGGTGCCAACAGCAAATTTTTCCGCAGAGGCAACGGCAATGAAAACTTGTGGTCGGGGCGCACGGAGATTGCCGATTCTCCCACGCTGGTCAGCCCGGGAACCGGTGTCATCACCGGCTCCCTGACCCTGAAGTTGATCGAGGGAGGCCTTCTGATAACCAGTGTCATCAATGGCGGCACCGGGCAGAGCGTCACAACCGCCAGCAACCTGGTGACCACCTTCGACGCCCTTTCCTTTTTCGCCACCTCCGGCAAGGCCGACTCCACATTGACGTTCCCGGAATTGAGCGTGACTTACGTTCCTGCAGTTCCCGAGCCCTCCACCTGCGCGTTTCTGGCAGGAGCGATCCTGCTCGCGTTCGCCGTGATTCGCCGCAGGCGGGAGATGCCCTGA
- a CDS encoding LacI family transcriptional regulator gives MTSPSYPVTTASLAQEAGVSQSTVSLALRNDPRVRESTRLRIQALAEERGYVPDPALSALVAYRARTRKAGDFGKIAVLHDFDRKESGFPVPLRQQVAGMRERARHLGYDVELFRVYPDQSGSMRLSSVLHARGIRGLVLLALRMPTLFMRWEHFSAVVIGEYFSEPRLNHVNHHQGTILNTIYAELRSLGYRRIGFCNIGISEERKHHIYLGTYLKCLWLDGIPVEDSPPLFYDEAADWSPVPWIRRHKFDAVMTMFPMAFLEKLKGTRYRVPQNLGLAGYSVPLQGSEYPCSGYAIDHHRMGAAAVDMVQSMIHQGRRGVPRENELSDLYIRGQWVHGKTTRAQ, from the coding sequence ATGACCTCTCCAAGCTACCCCGTAACCACGGCGAGCCTCGCGCAGGAAGCCGGCGTCAGCCAGTCCACGGTGTCACTGGCTCTTCGCAATGATCCGCGTGTCCGCGAATCGACCCGGTTGCGGATCCAGGCGTTGGCGGAGGAGCGCGGTTACGTGCCCGATCCGGCTCTCTCCGCTCTGGTCGCCTACCGCGCCCGCACACGCAAGGCGGGGGATTTTGGAAAAATCGCGGTGCTCCACGACTTCGACCGCAAGGAATCCGGTTTCCCTGTTCCGCTGCGGCAGCAGGTAGCCGGCATGAGAGAACGAGCGCGACATCTGGGGTATGATGTGGAGCTTTTCCGGGTGTATCCCGACCAATCCGGATCAATGCGGCTGAGTTCGGTGTTGCACGCTCGCGGTATTCGCGGACTCGTCCTTCTCGCCTTGCGCATGCCGACGCTGTTCATGCGGTGGGAGCACTTTTCCGCCGTAGTCATAGGCGAATACTTTTCCGAACCCAGGCTGAACCACGTCAATCACCACCAAGGCACGATCCTCAACACGATTTACGCGGAATTGCGCAGCCTGGGATATCGCCGGATCGGTTTCTGCAACATCGGCATTTCCGAAGAGCGCAAGCATCACATCTACCTTGGAACCTATCTCAAGTGTCTCTGGCTGGACGGCATTCCGGTCGAAGATTCCCCGCCGTTGTTTTATGACGAGGCTGCCGACTGGTCACCGGTCCCCTGGATCAGGCGCCACAAGTTTGACGCCGTGATGACGATGTTTCCCATGGCGTTTCTCGAAAAGCTGAAGGGAACCCGTTATCGGGTGCCACAGAATCTCGGCCTCGCCGGATATTCGGTTCCGCTGCAGGGAAGCGAGTATCCTTGTTCCGGTTACGCAATCGATCATCACCGGATGGGGGCTGCGGCGGTGGACATGGTCCAGTCAATGATTCACCAGGGCCGGCGGGGTGTGCCGCGGGAAAACGAACTTTCCGACCTCTACATCCGCGGCCAGTGGGTTCACGGAAAAACAACACGCGCACAGTGA